One Nonomuraea angiospora DNA segment encodes these proteins:
- a CDS encoding indolepyruvate ferredoxin oxidoreductase family protein, translating into MSEPTVSLGDKYTAHDGRVLISGIQALVRLTLEQRRLDEEHGLDTRVFVTGYQGSPLGGVDLEMKRAARFLEPAGVVFQAGLNEELAATAVAGTQLLDQVPGRRHDGVTGFWYGKNPGLDRAADAIRHANTAGTAPLGGAVAWIGDDPGCKSSTLPSTCEPMCQSLSMPLLAPGSVAEIVEFGLHAVALSRATGLWAALKIVADIADASATVDLGALRDGIPMPDKRDRGAPPLLLGAAALDAEHDLLTRRLDLAREYAREHRLNRVMAGAGNTALGILASGTTYAVVLRALADLGLDEAALDERGIRLIRLGMPFPLAYDDLAAMTGDLDKVLVVEDKVPFLEGQLKQALYGRERTPAVVGRDLLTARGTLGAEDVAKAVATCLGIEPAPRKKARPGRMLPLVAARTPYFCSGCPHNTSTRTSDGTLVGVGIGCHAMIALDGHGRGTQVGLTQMGGEGAQWFGLAPFTDDRHFVQNLGDGTFHHSGSLAIRAAVAAGVTMTYKLLYNDAVAMTGGQRAEGRLDVPALTHELAIEGVRRIVVTSPEPETYRGVRLAGIASVRHRDDLPEVEKELAALDGVTVLIHDDRCAAEERRLRKRGKLPTPTEKVVINERVCEGCGDCGEVSTCLSVQPVETEYGRKTRIHQASCNSDLSCLKGDCPSFLLVEPGTVRRRQAPPPPAELPEPASRPAEALIRMPGIGGTGVVTVSQILQMAAHLDGLHASGLDQTGLAQKGGPVVSDVRISARPLEGSVRATPGSADVLIGFDLLGAAAEPNLATASPERTVAILNTAVVPTAAMVTGRAAVPGHADAVARVESATRRVECLDAQGLSEELFGDHMPVNLLLLGAAYQHGCLPVSAAAVERAITLNGAAVEQNLAAFRWGRATVVAPPSPDVAVPEGLDEVVATRVADLTGYQNAAYARSYEEDVRQVAATAVERAGEEAGNRIGLAYARALHKLMAYKDEYEVARLHLDPAEKERREREYGPDAVVSVLLHPPLLRAMGLKRKIKVRRSAGVLFRGLRAARVLRGTTFDVFGHARVRRVERELVVEYRDLMRTALERLTPGSAATVAEIAGLPDLIRGYEDIKLARVAEFRDRARVALARLDEPVTSQERS; encoded by the coding sequence GTGAGCGAGCCAACAGTGTCGCTCGGCGATAAGTACACGGCACACGACGGCCGGGTCCTCATCTCCGGCATCCAGGCCCTGGTGCGCCTGACGCTGGAGCAGCGCCGGCTGGACGAGGAACACGGGCTGGACACGCGCGTGTTCGTCACCGGCTACCAGGGTTCGCCGCTGGGAGGCGTGGACCTGGAGATGAAACGGGCGGCGCGGTTCCTGGAGCCGGCCGGCGTGGTCTTCCAGGCGGGCCTGAACGAGGAGCTGGCCGCCACGGCGGTGGCCGGCACCCAGCTGCTCGACCAGGTGCCGGGCCGCCGTCACGACGGCGTCACCGGCTTCTGGTACGGCAAGAACCCCGGCCTCGACCGCGCCGCCGACGCCATCCGGCACGCCAACACGGCGGGCACGGCGCCCCTGGGCGGCGCGGTGGCCTGGATCGGCGACGACCCCGGCTGCAAGTCCTCCACGCTGCCCAGCACGTGCGAGCCCATGTGCCAGAGCCTGTCCATGCCGCTGCTCGCGCCCGGCTCGGTCGCGGAGATCGTCGAGTTCGGGCTGCACGCGGTGGCCCTGTCGCGCGCCACCGGGCTCTGGGCCGCGCTGAAGATCGTCGCCGACATCGCCGACGCGTCCGCCACGGTGGACCTCGGCGCGCTCCGCGACGGCATCCCGATGCCCGACAAGAGGGATCGCGGCGCCCCGCCCCTCCTGCTCGGCGCCGCCGCGCTGGACGCCGAGCACGACCTGCTCACCCGCCGCCTCGACCTGGCCCGCGAGTACGCCCGCGAGCACCGCCTCAACCGGGTGATGGCGGGAGCGGGCAACACCGCCCTGGGCATCCTGGCCTCCGGCACCACGTACGCGGTGGTCCTGCGCGCCCTGGCCGACCTCGGCCTGGACGAGGCGGCGCTGGACGAGCGCGGGATCCGGCTGATCAGGCTCGGGATGCCGTTCCCCCTCGCCTACGACGACCTGGCCGCCATGACCGGCGACCTGGACAAGGTGCTGGTGGTCGAGGACAAGGTGCCGTTCCTGGAGGGACAGCTCAAGCAGGCCCTGTACGGGCGGGAGCGGACGCCGGCGGTCGTGGGCCGGGACCTGCTGACCGCCCGCGGCACCCTGGGCGCGGAGGACGTGGCCAAGGCCGTCGCCACCTGCCTGGGCATCGAGCCGGCCCCGCGGAAGAAGGCCCGGCCGGGGCGCATGCTGCCCCTGGTGGCCGCGCGCACCCCGTACTTCTGCTCCGGCTGCCCCCACAACACCTCCACCCGCACCTCCGACGGCACGCTGGTCGGGGTCGGCATCGGCTGCCACGCCATGATCGCCCTGGACGGCCACGGCCGCGGCACCCAGGTGGGTCTCACGCAGATGGGCGGCGAGGGCGCGCAGTGGTTCGGGCTGGCGCCGTTCACCGACGACCGGCACTTCGTGCAGAACCTCGGCGACGGCACCTTCCACCACTCCGGCTCCCTGGCGATCAGGGCCGCCGTCGCCGCCGGGGTGACGATGACGTACAAGCTGCTCTACAACGACGCCGTGGCCATGACCGGCGGCCAGCGCGCCGAGGGCCGGCTGGACGTGCCGGCGCTGACGCACGAGCTGGCCATCGAGGGCGTGCGCCGGATCGTGGTCACCTCGCCCGAGCCGGAGACGTACCGGGGGGTGCGGCTGGCGGGGATCGCGTCGGTGCGGCACCGCGACGACCTGCCCGAGGTGGAGAAGGAGCTGGCCGCCCTCGACGGCGTGACCGTGCTGATCCACGACGACCGGTGCGCGGCCGAGGAGCGGCGGCTGCGCAAGCGCGGCAAGCTGCCCACGCCCACGGAGAAGGTCGTGATCAACGAGCGGGTCTGCGAGGGCTGCGGCGACTGCGGCGAGGTGTCGACGTGCCTGTCCGTGCAGCCGGTCGAGACCGAGTACGGCCGCAAGACCCGCATCCACCAGGCCTCCTGCAACTCCGACCTGAGCTGCCTCAAGGGCGACTGCCCGTCGTTCCTGCTGGTGGAGCCGGGCACCGTGCGCCGTCGCCAGGCCCCGCCGCCGCCCGCCGAGCTGCCGGAGCCCGCGAGCCGGCCCGCCGAGGCCCTGATCCGGATGCCCGGCATCGGCGGCACCGGCGTCGTCACCGTCTCGCAGATCCTGCAGATGGCGGCCCACCTCGACGGCCTGCACGCGTCCGGGCTCGACCAGACCGGGCTGGCGCAGAAGGGCGGCCCCGTGGTCAGCGACGTGCGGATCTCGGCGCGGCCCCTGGAGGGCTCCGTGCGGGCCACGCCGGGGAGCGCGGACGTGCTGATCGGGTTCGACCTGCTGGGCGCGGCGGCCGAGCCGAACCTGGCCACGGCGTCGCCCGAGCGCACCGTCGCCATCCTGAACACCGCCGTCGTCCCGACCGCCGCCATGGTGACCGGGCGCGCGGCCGTGCCGGGGCACGCCGACGCGGTCGCCCGCGTCGAGTCCGCCACCAGGCGCGTCGAGTGCCTGGACGCCCAGGGGCTGTCGGAGGAGCTGTTCGGCGACCACATGCCGGTCAACCTGCTCCTTCTCGGCGCCGCCTACCAGCACGGCTGCCTGCCGGTCTCCGCCGCCGCCGTCGAGCGGGCCATCACGCTCAACGGTGCCGCCGTCGAGCAGAACCTCGCCGCCTTCCGCTGGGGCCGCGCCACCGTAGTCGCGCCCCCCTCTCCAGATGTCGCGGTCCCCGAGGGATTGGACGAGGTGGTGGCCACCCGCGTCGCCGACCTGACCGGCTACCAGAACGCCGCCTACGCCCGTTCGTACGAGGAGGACGTGCGGCAGGTGGCGGCCACCGCGGTCGAGCGGGCGGGCGAGGAGGCGGGCAACCGGATCGGGCTCGCGTACGCCCGCGCCCTGCACAAGCTCATGGCCTACAAGGACGAGTACGAGGTCGCCCGCCTGCACCTCGACCCCGCGGAGAAGGAGCGCAGGGAGCGCGAGTACGGCCCGGACGCGGTCGTGTCGGTGCTGCTGCACCCGCCGCTGCTGCGGGCCATGGGGCTCAAGCGTAAGATCAAGGTACGCCGTTCCGCCGGGGTCCTGTTCCGCGGGCTGCGGGCCGCCAGGGTGCTGCGCGGCACGACGTTCGACGTCTTCGGCCACGCTCGCGTGCGACGGGTCGAACGCGAGCTGGTCGTCGAATACCGCGACCTGATGCGGACCGCGCTGGAGCGGCTCACGCCCGGCAGCGCCGCGACGGTCGCGGAGATCGCGGGCCTGCCCGACCTGATCCGGGGGTACGAGGACATCAAGCTCGCCCGGGTCGCCGAGTTCCGCGACCGCGCCAGGGTCGCGCTCGCGCGGCTGGACGAGCCCGTTACGAGCCAGGAGAGATCGTGA
- a CDS encoding acyl-CoA dehydrogenase family protein, which produces MTVDRLLPDQDARDLIELTREIADKELARRVDEHERAETYPEGLFATLGAAGLLGLPYPEELGGGGQPYEVYLQVIEELAMRWAAVAVATSVHTLACFPVSAYGTPAQRERWLPDMLAGRLIGGYSLSEPQAGSDAGALTCKAERVETGYRITGNKAWITHGGLADFYALFVRTGEGSRGISCFLAPGAADGLTFGRPEEKMGLHAVPTTSAHWDGAVLEEERLIGEEGQGLQIAFSALDSGRLGIAACATGLAQAALDEAVAYAKERQTFGKRIIDHQGLGFLLADMAAGVESARATYLDAARRRDAGLPYSRQASIAKLVATDTAMKVTTDAVQVFGGYGYTREFRVERYMREAKIMQIFEGTNQIQRLVISRHLAK; this is translated from the coding sequence GTGACCGTTGACCGGCTGCTGCCCGACCAGGACGCCAGGGATCTCATCGAGCTGACCCGCGAGATCGCCGACAAGGAGCTCGCCCGCCGGGTCGACGAGCACGAGCGCGCCGAGACGTACCCGGAGGGGCTGTTCGCCACGCTGGGCGCGGCGGGGCTGCTCGGGTTGCCGTACCCGGAGGAGCTCGGCGGCGGCGGGCAGCCGTACGAGGTCTACCTGCAGGTGATCGAGGAGCTGGCGATGCGGTGGGCGGCCGTCGCGGTCGCCACCAGCGTGCACACCCTGGCCTGCTTCCCCGTCTCCGCCTACGGCACCCCGGCGCAGCGCGAGCGGTGGCTGCCCGACATGCTGGCCGGGCGCCTGATCGGCGGCTACAGCCTGTCGGAGCCCCAGGCCGGCTCCGACGCCGGGGCGCTGACCTGCAAGGCCGAACGGGTGGAGACCGGCTACCGGATCACCGGCAACAAGGCGTGGATCACCCACGGCGGCCTGGCCGACTTCTACGCGCTGTTCGTCCGCACCGGGGAGGGGTCACGGGGCATCTCCTGCTTCCTCGCGCCGGGGGCCGCCGACGGGCTGACGTTCGGGCGGCCCGAGGAGAAGATGGGGCTGCACGCCGTGCCGACCACCAGCGCCCACTGGGACGGGGCGGTCCTGGAGGAGGAGCGGCTGATCGGCGAGGAGGGCCAGGGGCTGCAGATCGCCTTCAGCGCGCTCGACTCGGGCCGCCTCGGCATCGCCGCCTGCGCCACCGGCCTCGCCCAGGCCGCGCTCGACGAGGCCGTGGCCTACGCCAAGGAGCGCCAGACGTTCGGCAAGCGGATCATCGACCACCAGGGGCTCGGGTTCCTGCTGGCGGACATGGCGGCGGGGGTGGAGAGCGCACGGGCCACCTACCTCGACGCGGCCCGCCGCCGGGACGCGGGGCTGCCGTACAGCAGGCAGGCCAGCATCGCCAAGCTGGTCGCTACGGACACGGCGATGAAGGTCACTACGGATGCGGTGCAGGTGTTCGGCGGGTACGGGTATACGCGGGAGTTCCGTGTTGAGCGTTACATGCGCGAGGCCAAGATCATGCAGATCTTCGAGGGCACGAACCAGATCCAGCGGCTGGTGATCAGCAGGCACCTGGCCAAGTAG